One region of Desulfobacteraceae bacterium genomic DNA includes:
- the mtgA gene encoding monofunctional biosynthetic peptidoglycan transglycosylase, with the protein MAAAPRRPKSPPRLRRLVRPLAWLLGGLLLVTILQVAALRFVNPPTTVSVLWEHIRQRIKAKPYRPPARVWQPIEKISPHLRRAVLAAEDQRFVEHHGFDLVEIRKAAKDILFEQRVRGASTISMQTARTVYLLPVRSVLRKALEAYYTTLIELFWNKRRILEMYLNTVDWGPGVMGAEAASQRYFKISASRLNPRQAALLVAVLPNPHRLSPLRPDSYVRERARRIQAQMHLMPLL; encoded by the coding sequence ATGGCAGCCGCTCCCCGCCGCCCAAAAAGTCCCCCGCGTCTGCGCAGGCTGGTCCGTCCGCTGGCCTGGCTGCTGGGGGGCTTGCTGCTGGTGACGATCCTCCAGGTGGCGGCCCTGCGCTTCGTCAACCCGCCGACCACGGTGAGCGTTCTTTGGGAGCACATTCGCCAGCGCATCAAGGCCAAACCCTACCGCCCGCCCGCCCGGGTCTGGCAGCCGATCGAAAAAATATCCCCGCACCTGCGCAGGGCCGTGCTGGCCGCCGAAGACCAGCGCTTCGTTGAGCACCACGGGTTCGATCTGGTTGAAATCCGCAAGGCGGCCAAAGACATCCTCTTCGAACAGCGGGTGCGGGGGGCCAGCACCATTTCCATGCAGACCGCCCGAACGGTCTACCTGCTGCCGGTGCGCAGCGTCCTGCGCAAGGCCCTGGAGGCCTACTACACCACCCTGATCGAACTTTTCTGGAACAAGCGCAGAATCCTGGAAATGTATCTCAACACCGTGGACTGGGGCCCGGGGGTGATGGGGGCCGAAGCGGCTTCCCAACGCTATTTCAAGATATCCGCGAGCCGTCTGAACCCCCGCCAGGCCGCTCTCCTGGTGGCGGTCCTGCCCAACCCGCACCGTCTGTCGCCCCTTCGGCCCGACAGCTACGTCCGGGAGCGGGCCCGGCGGATTCAGGCCCAAATGCACCTGATGCCGCTGTTGTAG
- a CDS encoding YgiQ family radical SAM protein yields MPQNAAISPGSPAFIPTTPQEVRRLGWSQLDVILVTGDTYTDSAHIGVAVIGRVLLAAGYRVGIIAQPDVHSARDIGRLGQPALFWGVSGGCVDSLVANYTAGGKRRKSDDLTPGGVNNRRPDRAVIVYSNLIRRFFKATRPIVLGGIEASLRRIAHYDGWSNSVRRAILFDAKADLLVYGMAEQTVLELAARLARGEDIRTVRGICYISRQPPAAMPQFPGPDIELPPHPLVAQDDDQLSAMFRIFYANADPFTARRLYQRQDTRYLVQNPPPPPPSPEALDRIYELPYARDVHPFYGKDGPVKALETIRFSLTSHRGCYGECRFCAIAVHQGRHVVSRSEDSLLREAAGFARHPAFKGIIADVGGPTANMYGFECRRKTHQGACREKSCLFSAPCRHLPVHHGRQIRLLEALRRLPGVRKVFVASGIRYDLILQDREAGARYLETLLRHHVSGQLKIAPEHVAAPVLELMGKPGQECLKAFIQLFQRLRRRQRLPAFLTYYLMAAHPGCSLADMHQLRTFAVRKLHLLPEQVQIFTPTPSTWSTLMYRTGRDPFSGRPIFVERNAAKKAQQKAVLRRKA; encoded by the coding sequence CCGGCCTTCATCCCCACCACCCCCCAGGAGGTCCGCCGGCTGGGCTGGTCGCAGCTGGACGTCATCCTGGTGACCGGGGACACCTATACCGATTCGGCCCACATCGGGGTGGCCGTCATCGGCCGGGTGCTGCTCGCCGCCGGCTACCGGGTCGGGATCATCGCCCAGCCGGACGTCCACAGCGCCCGCGACATCGGCCGGCTGGGTCAGCCGGCTCTTTTCTGGGGGGTCAGCGGCGGCTGCGTCGATTCCCTGGTGGCCAACTATACCGCCGGCGGCAAGCGGCGCAAAAGTGATGACCTCACCCCCGGCGGGGTCAACAACCGGCGTCCGGACCGGGCCGTGATCGTCTACAGCAACCTCATCCGGCGGTTTTTCAAAGCCACCCGCCCGATTGTCCTGGGGGGCATCGAGGCCAGCCTGCGGCGCATTGCGCACTATGACGGGTGGTCGAACAGCGTGCGGCGCGCGATCCTCTTCGACGCCAAGGCCGACCTGCTGGTCTACGGGATGGCCGAGCAGACCGTTCTGGAGTTGGCCGCCCGACTGGCCCGGGGAGAGGACATCCGCACCGTTCGCGGCATCTGCTACATCAGCCGCCAGCCCCCCGCAGCGATGCCCCAATTTCCGGGGCCGGACATCGAACTGCCGCCCCACCCGCTGGTGGCCCAAGACGACGACCAGCTGAGCGCGATGTTCCGCATCTTCTACGCAAACGCGGACCCGTTCACCGCACGCCGGCTCTACCAGCGCCAGGACACCCGCTACCTCGTCCAGAACCCGCCCCCGCCGCCCCCTTCCCCGGAGGCCCTCGACCGGATCTACGAGCTGCCGTATGCCCGCGACGTCCACCCCTTTTACGGAAAAGACGGCCCCGTCAAGGCCCTCGAGACCATCCGCTTCTCCCTCACCTCCCACCGCGGCTGCTACGGCGAGTGCCGTTTCTGCGCCATCGCGGTCCACCAGGGCCGGCACGTCGTCTCGCGCAGCGAGGACTCCCTGCTGCGCGAGGCGGCCGGATTTGCGCGGCACCCGGCCTTCAAGGGGATCATTGCCGATGTGGGCGGCCCCACGGCCAACATGTACGGTTTCGAGTGCCGCCGCAAAACGCACCAGGGCGCCTGCCGCGAGAAGAGCTGCCTCTTCTCCGCACCCTGCCGTCACCTGCCGGTCCACCACGGCCGCCAGATCCGACTGCTGGAGGCCCTGCGCCGGCTGCCCGGGGTGCGCAAGGTCTTTGTGGCCTCCGGAATTCGCTACGATCTGATCCTGCAGGACCGCGAAGCCGGCGCCCGCTATCTGGAGACGCTGCTGCGCCACCACGTCTCCGGGCAGCTGAAAATCGCCCCCGAGCATGTGGCCGCGCCGGTCCTGGAGCTGATGGGCAAACCCGGCCAGGAATGCCTGAAGGCGTTCATCCAGCTGTTTCAGCGCCTCCGGCGGCGGCAGCGCCTGCCGGCCTTTCTGACCTACTACCTGATGGCCGCCCACCCCGGCTGCAGCCTTGCGGACATGCACCAGCTGCGCACCTTCGCGGTCCGCAAGCTGCACCTGCTGCCCGAGCAGGTCCAGATCTTCACCCCCACCCCCTCCACCTGGTCCACCCTGATGTACCGCACGGGAAGGGACCCCTTCAGCGGGCGGCCGATTTTCGTAGAGAGAAACGCGGCTAAAAAGGCCCAGCAGAAGGCCGTTTTACGGCGAAAGGCTTGA